Proteins encoded together in one Catellatospora citrea window:
- a CDS encoding ABC transporter substrate-binding protein, with the protein MNALTRRGLSLATAAVLLTAVAACSEDANTPPAEVPGVTAGEIVVGTHMPLTGPAAAGYSEIAPASKAYFDYVNANGGVHGRKITYKFMDDGYNPANTQTVVRKLVLEDKVFAVLNGLGTPTHTGVLDFLKTNRVPDLFVASGSRSWNQPDKYPGTFGFNTDYTVEGKILATHIKATYTGKKVCFMGQDDDFGRDSLVGVEQVLGAGAVVAKEKYVTSNQNVAPQIGALKAAGCEVVVLATVPGFTALSMGTAARLGFKPQWVVSNVGSDYLTLSKVLGEGKVLLEGMVGISNLPSPVDMSDPWTAAFKKIHDQYNGSAPFNGNTVYGMSVAYLFVQSLQAAGKDLTREGLIAAVEKGGFKGPGLAPFRYSKDNHSGMGGGKLTKVTAGNQEFFGPVYETDSAAGPVNEFKEERPAPPTNTIPAAA; encoded by the coding sequence ATGAACGCCCTGACCCGACGCGGGCTCTCGCTCGCCACGGCCGCCGTGCTGCTCACGGCTGTCGCGGCCTGCAGTGAGGACGCGAACACCCCGCCGGCCGAGGTGCCCGGCGTGACCGCCGGCGAGATCGTGGTCGGCACGCACATGCCGCTGACCGGGCCCGCCGCGGCCGGCTACTCCGAGATCGCCCCGGCCAGCAAGGCGTACTTCGACTACGTCAACGCCAACGGCGGGGTGCACGGCCGCAAGATCACGTACAAGTTCATGGACGACGGCTACAACCCGGCCAACACCCAGACCGTGGTGCGCAAGCTGGTGCTGGAGGACAAGGTCTTCGCCGTCCTGAACGGCCTGGGCACCCCCACCCACACCGGCGTGCTGGACTTCCTGAAGACCAACCGGGTGCCGGACCTGTTCGTCGCCTCGGGCAGCCGCAGCTGGAACCAGCCGGACAAGTACCCGGGCACGTTCGGGTTCAACACCGACTACACGGTCGAGGGCAAGATCCTGGCCACCCACATCAAGGCGACGTACACCGGCAAGAAGGTGTGCTTCATGGGCCAGGACGACGACTTCGGCCGGGACAGCCTGGTCGGCGTCGAGCAGGTGCTCGGCGCGGGCGCCGTGGTCGCCAAGGAGAAGTACGTCACCAGCAACCAGAACGTCGCCCCGCAGATCGGCGCCCTGAAGGCGGCCGGTTGCGAGGTCGTCGTGCTGGCCACCGTGCCGGGCTTCACCGCGCTGTCCATGGGCACCGCGGCGCGGCTGGGCTTCAAGCCGCAGTGGGTCGTGTCGAACGTCGGCTCGGACTACCTGACCCTGTCGAAGGTGCTCGGTGAGGGCAAGGTGCTGCTGGAGGGCATGGTCGGCATCTCCAACCTGCCGTCGCCGGTGGACATGAGCGACCCGTGGACCGCGGCCTTCAAGAAGATCCACGACCAGTACAACGGCAGCGCCCCGTTCAACGGCAACACCGTGTACGGCATGTCGGTGGCGTACCTGTTCGTGCAGTCGCTGCAGGCGGCGGGCAAGGACCTCACCCGTGAGGGCCTGATCGCGGCCGTGGAGAAGGGCGGCTTCAAGGGCCCCGGCCTCGCCCCGTTCCGCTACAGCAAGGACAACCACTCCGGTATGGGCGGCGGCAAGCTGACCAAGGTCACCGCCGGCAACCAGGAGTTCTTCGGCCCCGTCTACGAGACCGACTCCGCCGCCGGCCCGGTCAACGAGTTCAAGGAGGAGCGCCCCGCCCCTCCCACCAACACCATCCCGGCAGCCGCCTGA
- a CDS encoding branched-chain amino acid ABC transporter permease translates to MNMVKGFLDRSTLLRHLVFAVLAGVVLFLLTQQLDPFRNFQLATVAAYLCATAGLTLLVGMNGQLSLGHGALMAVGAYTVALSQNALADRGITGNQVLPLSLALGVLVTMVAGAVIGLAAARLRGPYLAGVTLAVAVAVPAATVTFDEIFNSEQGLSVAVEPPPLSLGLYFPNERWQAWVALTGALLTMLLLANLVRSRVGRNLRAVRDDEVAARLSGIHVGRTQVLAFVVSAASAGLGGGLMALLAQSVSPGAFSLTLSLFLLMAVVIGGLGSLSGAVWGAVLLVALPDLTHDSAQWVSLSPAVAQRLEGNLPLAVFGLTLIVVMIAAPGGVQGLLRRIGARVRRRAPAR, encoded by the coding sequence ATGAACATGGTCAAGGGCTTTCTGGACCGGTCGACGCTGCTGCGGCACCTGGTGTTCGCTGTGCTGGCCGGGGTGGTGCTGTTCCTGCTGACCCAGCAGCTCGATCCGTTCCGCAACTTCCAGCTGGCCACGGTCGCGGCCTACCTGTGCGCGACGGCCGGGCTCACGTTGCTGGTCGGCATGAACGGGCAGCTGTCGCTGGGGCACGGTGCGCTGATGGCCGTCGGTGCGTACACCGTGGCGCTGAGCCAGAACGCGCTCGCCGACCGGGGGATCACCGGCAACCAGGTGCTGCCGCTGTCGCTGGCCCTGGGGGTGCTGGTCACCATGGTCGCGGGCGCGGTCATCGGGCTGGCCGCCGCCCGGCTGCGCGGGCCCTACCTGGCCGGCGTGACGCTCGCCGTGGCGGTCGCGGTGCCCGCGGCGACGGTCACCTTCGACGAGATCTTCAACAGCGAGCAGGGCCTGTCGGTGGCCGTCGAGCCGCCGCCGCTGTCGCTCGGCCTGTACTTCCCGAACGAGCGCTGGCAGGCCTGGGTCGCGTTGACCGGAGCCCTGCTGACCATGCTGCTGCTGGCCAACCTGGTGCGCAGCCGGGTCGGGCGCAACCTGCGCGCGGTGCGTGACGACGAGGTGGCCGCCCGGCTGTCCGGCATCCACGTCGGGCGTACCCAGGTGCTGGCCTTCGTGGTGAGCGCGGCCAGCGCCGGGCTCGGCGGCGGCCTGATGGCGCTGCTGGCGCAGAGCGTGTCGCCGGGCGCGTTCTCGCTGACCCTGTCGCTGTTCCTGCTGATGGCCGTGGTCATCGGCGGCCTGGGCAGCCTGTCCGGCGCGGTGTGGGGCGCCGTCCTGCTGGTGGCGCTGCCCGACCTCACCCACGACAGCGCGCAGTGGGTGTCCCTGTCGCCCGCGGTGGCGCAGCGCTTGGAGGGCAACCTCCCGCTGGCCGTCTTCGGGCTGACCCTGATCGTCGTGATGATCGCCGCCCCGGGCGGCGTGCAGGGCCTGCTGCGCCGGATCGGCGCGAGGGTCCGGCGGCGGGCACCTGCCCGCTGA
- a CDS encoding branched-chain amino acid ABC transporter permease has translation MDRFVFLTFDGLSKGAVLAAFALALVLIWRAARIVNFAQGAMAVAAAYAGYSVTTATGSYWLGFGAALVGGLLIGMVVERAVMRFVDHSSPLSEVIVALGLVLVMQAVLGMVYGNEFLPAGTPFSRTALSVGDVPLLSRYDLFVFGAVLLVLLGLALLFTRTSVGLRMRASAFAPEVSRLLGVNVGGMLTLGWALASAVGALAAMLVIPTELGLHPHAMDLVFVSAFTAAVVGGLDSPPGAVVGGLTVGLILSYVSGYLGSDVTPMAVLVLLLAVLLVRPGGLFSSTVARQA, from the coding sequence TTGGACCGCTTCGTCTTCCTCACCTTCGACGGCCTGTCCAAGGGGGCGGTGCTGGCCGCGTTCGCGCTGGCCCTGGTGCTGATCTGGCGGGCCGCGCGCATCGTCAACTTCGCCCAGGGGGCGATGGCGGTAGCCGCGGCGTACGCCGGCTACAGCGTCACCACGGCGACCGGCTCGTACTGGCTGGGCTTCGGCGCGGCGCTGGTCGGCGGGCTGCTGATCGGCATGGTCGTCGAGCGGGCGGTGATGCGGTTCGTGGACCACAGCTCGCCGCTGTCCGAGGTGATCGTGGCGCTGGGCCTGGTCCTGGTCATGCAGGCGGTGCTGGGCATGGTGTACGGCAACGAGTTCCTGCCCGCGGGCACCCCGTTCAGCCGCACCGCGCTGAGCGTCGGGGACGTGCCGCTGCTGTCGCGCTACGACCTGTTCGTCTTCGGGGCCGTGCTGCTGGTGCTGCTGGGACTCGCGCTGCTGTTCACGCGTACCTCCGTCGGCCTGCGCATGCGGGCCTCGGCCTTCGCGCCTGAGGTGTCGCGGCTGCTCGGCGTGAACGTCGGCGGCATGCTGACGCTGGGCTGGGCGCTGGCGTCGGCGGTCGGCGCGCTCGCCGCGATGCTGGTCATCCCCACCGAGCTGGGCCTGCACCCGCACGCCATGGACCTGGTCTTCGTGTCCGCGTTCACCGCGGCGGTGGTTGGCGGGCTGGACAGCCCACCGGGCGCGGTGGTCGGCGGGCTGACCGTCGGCCTGATCCTCTCGTACGTCAGCGGCTACCTGGGCAGCGACGTCACCCCGATGGCAGTGCTCGTGCTGCTGCTCGCGGTGCTGCTGGTCCGCCCGGGCGGCCTCTTCTCCAGCACCGTGGCGAGGCAGGCATGA
- a CDS encoding ABC transporter ATP-binding protein: MTADDVILQVKGLTAGYGAAPVLQEVDLTVRAGTIAAVLGANGAGKTTLLRTLSGLVRPSGGEIVYGGQPLRDVPVEQLVRRGMAHVPEGRGVVAELTVDENLRLGGLWRRDREDAGRALAEVYELFEPLAQRRRSAGHQLSGGERQMLALGRALVARPKLLLLDEPSLGLAPRVIAQIMALLRHLRDSTGLTVLLVEQNVRSALSVADEAVVMSLGRIVTATSADRLRDDEELRHAYLGF; this comes from the coding sequence ATGACCGCTGACGACGTGATCCTGCAGGTGAAGGGCCTGACCGCCGGGTACGGCGCAGCGCCCGTGCTGCAGGAGGTGGACCTGACCGTGCGGGCCGGGACCATCGCTGCGGTGCTCGGGGCCAACGGCGCGGGCAAGACCACGCTGCTGCGCACCCTGTCCGGGCTGGTCCGGCCGAGCGGCGGCGAGATCGTCTACGGCGGCCAGCCGCTGCGCGACGTGCCGGTGGAGCAGCTGGTGCGCCGGGGCATGGCGCACGTGCCGGAGGGCCGCGGCGTGGTCGCCGAGCTGACCGTCGACGAGAACCTGCGGCTCGGCGGGCTGTGGCGGCGCGACCGCGAGGATGCGGGCAGGGCGCTGGCCGAGGTGTACGAGCTGTTCGAGCCGCTGGCGCAGCGCCGCCGCTCCGCCGGGCACCAGCTCTCCGGGGGCGAGCGGCAGATGCTGGCACTGGGCCGTGCCCTGGTGGCCCGCCCGAAGCTGCTGCTGCTCGACGAGCCGTCGCTGGGCCTCGCGCCCCGCGTCATCGCCCAGATCATGGCGCTGCTGCGGCACCTGCGCGACAGCACCGGGCTGACCGTGCTGCTGGTGGAGCAGAACGTACGCAGCGCGCTGTCGGTGGCCGACGAGGCGGTGGTCATGTCGCTGGGCCGGATCGTGACGGCGACCAGCGCCGACCGGCTGCGCGACGACGAGGAACTGCGCCACGCCTATCTGGGCTTCTGA
- a CDS encoding ABC transporter ATP-binding protein: MKPPSGETSAAGHSLFLRGIGVRFGGLTALDDVSLEVAPGQVVGVIGPNGAGKTTLFNVVCGLVRPTSGTLELNGVRLSPAPHRLAGLGIARTLQGVGLFRGLTVLENVMAGATCTARAGFFSGLLGLPRSDRDERRLRDEAMTLLARFDVASYAGALPGTLPYAVGKRVALARALAARPRLLLLDEPAGGLGGQDIAELAELITTLPGEAGCSVMLVEHHMDLVMAVCDQIAVLDFGRLIATGTPQEVRDDPAVAEAYLGAEVDAATPSISRQEASA, translated from the coding sequence ATGAAACCGCCGTCCGGCGAGACAAGCGCGGCAGGCCACAGCCTGTTCCTGCGGGGGATCGGGGTGCGCTTCGGCGGGCTGACCGCGCTGGACGACGTGTCCCTCGAAGTGGCCCCCGGGCAGGTGGTCGGGGTCATCGGCCCCAACGGCGCGGGCAAGACCACGCTGTTCAACGTCGTCTGCGGACTGGTCCGGCCGACCTCGGGAACGCTGGAGCTCAACGGGGTGCGCCTGTCGCCCGCGCCGCACCGGCTGGCCGGCCTCGGCATCGCCCGCACCCTGCAGGGCGTCGGCCTGTTCCGCGGGCTGACCGTGCTGGAGAACGTGATGGCGGGCGCGACCTGCACCGCCCGCGCCGGTTTCTTCTCCGGGCTGCTCGGCCTGCCCCGCAGCGACCGCGACGAGCGCCGGCTGCGGGACGAGGCGATGACGCTGCTGGCGCGCTTCGACGTCGCGTCGTACGCGGGAGCGCTGCCCGGCACGCTGCCCTACGCCGTCGGCAAGCGGGTCGCGCTGGCCCGCGCGCTGGCCGCCCGCCCGCGCCTGCTGCTGCTCGACGAGCCCGCCGGTGGCCTGGGCGGGCAGGACATCGCGGAGCTGGCTGAGCTGATCACGACCTTGCCTGGCGAGGCGGGCTGCTCGGTGATGCTCGTCGAGCACCACATGGACCTGGTGATGGCTGTCTGCGACCAGATCGCGGTGCTCGACTTCGGACGCCTCATCGCCACCGGCACCCCGCAGGAGGTGCGCGACGACCCCGCCGTGGCCGAGGCCTACCTCGGCGCCGAGGTCGACGCGGCCACCCCGTCCATCAGCCGCCAGGAGGCTTCGGCATGA
- a CDS encoding acyl-CoA dehydrogenase family protein yields the protein MTLDLRYTEEQEQLRDSVRAMLTDHAPWARVLKVAESPEPDDADLWRLLSVETGLVALAVPEHLGGAGATVAETAVVLEELGRAVAPVPYLGTTVAAHLLVHLGESDLLRELAGGEVMALALPFDVGPTGSGLPGVEVSTAPDGSPLLNGTVSSVADGLRARVLLVPAGGALFAVEADAAGLRRSPVVSLDETRPLCDLAMWNVPARLLAAGDRAAAALDAAAVAGAALLASEQLGLAQWCLDTTVAHLKARYQFGRPVGSFQALKHRLADLWVELVQARAVARHAAAAVAQGDPDARLAASLAQAHCGPVAVRAAEECVQMHGGIGFTWEHPAHLYLKRAKSAAVAYGTAAHHRAVLATLADLAPA from the coding sequence ATGACCCTGGACCTGCGCTACACCGAGGAGCAGGAGCAGCTGCGCGACTCCGTGCGGGCCATGCTCACCGATCACGCGCCGTGGGCCCGCGTGCTCAAGGTCGCCGAGAGTCCCGAGCCCGACGACGCCGACCTGTGGCGGCTGCTGTCCGTGGAGACGGGGCTGGTCGCCCTCGCCGTGCCCGAACACCTCGGCGGCGCGGGTGCGACGGTCGCCGAGACCGCCGTGGTGCTGGAGGAACTCGGCCGGGCCGTCGCGCCCGTGCCCTATCTCGGCACGACCGTCGCCGCGCACCTCCTGGTCCACCTCGGCGAGAGCGACCTGCTGCGCGAACTGGCCGGCGGCGAGGTGATGGCGCTGGCCTTGCCGTTCGACGTCGGCCCGACGGGGTCCGGGCTGCCGGGTGTCGAGGTGTCGACGGCCCCGGACGGCAGTCCGCTGCTCAACGGCACGGTGAGTAGTGTCGCCGATGGTTTGCGGGCGCGGGTGCTGCTGGTGCCCGCGGGCGGGGCGCTGTTCGCGGTCGAGGCGGACGCGGCCGGGTTGCGGCGGAGCCCGGTGGTGTCGCTGGACGAGACGCGGCCCCTGTGCGACCTTGCGATGTGGAACGTACCGGCGCGGCTGCTGGCAGCGGGTGACCGGGCGGCGGCGGCGCTGGACGCGGCGGCGGTCGCGGGCGCGGCACTGCTGGCCTCGGAACAGCTCGGGCTGGCCCAGTGGTGTCTGGACACGACGGTGGCGCACTTGAAGGCCCGTTACCAGTTCGGGCGGCCGGTCGGCTCGTTCCAGGCGCTCAAGCACCGGCTGGCCGACCTGTGGGTGGAGCTGGTGCAGGCGCGGGCGGTGGCGAGGCATGCCGCGGCCGCCGTGGCCCAGGGCGATCCCGACGCACGGCTGGCGGCGTCGCTCGCGCAGGCGCACTGCGGCCCGGTCGCGGTGCGCGCAGCCGAGGAGTGCGTGCAGATGCACGGCGGCATCGGCTTCACCTGGGAACACCCGGCCCACCTCTACCTCAAGCGGGCCAAGAGCGCCGCCGTCGCCTACGGCACCGCCGCCCACCACCGAGCCGTCCTCGCCACCCTCGCCGACCTCGCGCCCGCGTGA
- a CDS encoding acyl-CoA dehydrogenase family protein: MAEPVTAQALQERVDGFLAGHDPAGDRLEFLRARFDAGLAWVHYPVGLGGLGAPRVLQPVVDQRFAAAGAPDNSPRRIGIGLGMAAPTILRHGTAAQRARFLRPLWTAEEVWCQLFSEPGAGSDLAGVATRAVRDGDGWLIDGQKVWTSMAHQARWGILLARTDPAVPKHAGLTYFLCDMHAPGVEVRPLRQATGEAEFNEVFLSGVRLDDELRLGAVGEGWAVARTTLMNERVAIGGAALPREGGMIGVLARTWRTRPELRSPALHDEVLRLWVRAEALRLTGIRLRQQLAAGEPGPEGSAMKLAFAALTQQISGTEVELLGAEGLRHDHWRADRPAELDLIGRGPTYRWLRAKGNSIEGGTSEVLRNIVAERVLGLPAEPRQDTGADWKDLPR, from the coding sequence ATGGCGGAGCCGGTGACGGCGCAGGCCCTGCAGGAGCGGGTCGACGGCTTCCTGGCCGGGCACGACCCGGCGGGTGACCGGCTGGAGTTCCTGCGCGCCCGGTTCGACGCCGGACTGGCCTGGGTGCACTATCCGGTCGGCCTGGGCGGGCTCGGTGCACCGAGGGTGCTGCAACCGGTGGTGGACCAGCGCTTCGCCGCGGCGGGCGCGCCGGACAACAGCCCGCGCCGCATCGGCATCGGCCTGGGCATGGCCGCCCCGACCATCCTGCGCCACGGCACGGCCGCGCAGCGCGCGCGCTTCCTGCGTCCGCTGTGGACCGCCGAGGAGGTCTGGTGCCAGCTGTTCAGCGAGCCCGGCGCCGGATCCGACCTGGCCGGCGTCGCCACCCGCGCGGTACGCGACGGCGACGGCTGGCTGATCGACGGGCAGAAGGTGTGGACGTCCATGGCGCACCAGGCGCGCTGGGGCATCCTGCTGGCCCGCACCGACCCGGCCGTGCCCAAGCACGCCGGGCTGACCTACTTCCTGTGCGACATGCATGCCCCCGGCGTCGAGGTGCGGCCGCTGCGGCAGGCCACCGGCGAGGCCGAGTTCAACGAGGTCTTCCTGTCCGGCGTACGGCTGGACGACGAGCTGCGGCTCGGCGCGGTCGGCGAGGGCTGGGCGGTGGCGCGCACCACGCTGATGAACGAGCGGGTCGCCATCGGCGGGGCCGCGCTGCCCCGCGAGGGCGGGATGATCGGCGTGCTGGCCCGCACCTGGCGTACGCGGCCCGAGCTGCGCAGCCCCGCGCTGCACGACGAGGTGCTGCGGCTGTGGGTGCGCGCCGAGGCGCTGCGGCTGACCGGCATCCGGCTGCGCCAGCAGCTGGCCGCGGGCGAGCCCGGTCCCGAAGGCTCGGCGATGAAGCTCGCCTTCGCCGCGCTCACCCAGCAGATCTCCGGCACGGAGGTGGAGCTGCTGGGCGCGGAGGGCCTGCGCCACGATCACTGGCGCGCCGACCGGCCCGCGGAGCTGGACCTGATCGGACGCGGCCCCACGTACCGCTGGCTGCGCGCCAAGGGCAACTCCATCGAGGGCGGCACGTCCGAGGTGCTGCGCAACATCGTCGCCGAGCGGGTGCTCGGCCTGCCCGCCGAGCCGCGTCAGGACACCGGCGCCGACTGGAAGGACCTGCCCCGATGA
- a CDS encoding DUF3311 domain-containing protein, giving the protein MPEFGARPARRGWRWLLLVPILAPLPVGLYNRLEPQLWGIPFFYWYQVGCAVLAMAVTTFVHRMTRAGR; this is encoded by the coding sequence GTGCCCGAATTCGGCGCACGTCCGGCACGGCGGGGATGGCGGTGGCTGCTGCTGGTCCCGATCCTCGCCCCGCTGCCGGTCGGCCTCTACAACCGGCTGGAACCGCAGCTGTGGGGCATCCCGTTCTTCTACTGGTATCAGGTGGGCTGCGCGGTGCTGGCGATGGCGGTCACCACGTTCGTGCACCGGATGACCAGGGCGGGGCGGTGA
- a CDS encoding sodium:solute symporter family protein — protein MLLLGFSAARWRRPHSLHSLEEWGVGGRAFGNWVTWFLLGGSMYTAYTYIAVPALVYGVGAAGFFAVPFAIMTAPMAYLISTRTWSVSHAHGFVTSAEFTRARFGSRGLAALVAVTGIVATMPYIAVQLVALQAVMKTLGVTGEWPLTVAVVMASICTFRSGLRAPALLSIAKDVLLLWLVLAIVLLVAMSGGWSAAFRGAGERFTADVSPASGLLLPEGGWVGYLTLVLGSALAIFAYPHALTGILAARDRATVQRNAAALPVYCLALGLVAMLGFFAIGQGVRPVGGDLNTVVPQLFHEVFPAWCAGIAYAAVGVAALIPAAVMSIAAANLFTRSIYREYLRPGASPREEARVSRWVSLLAKFGALIFILLLDPQFSIEFQLIGGVIVLQTVPAVVLGLWTNWFHRWALAAGLLGGLATGLFLMYLIPQRAPDGRILKAHFGGSNLPLAQLGFDTRAAVYTGLIALALNLAVVVAVTLLLRALRVPAGTDATRPADYFADATTTAPRHSDALLDGPTRPRVGAHAAR, from the coding sequence ATGCTGCTGCTCGGCTTCTCCGCCGCCCGCTGGCGCCGGCCGCACAGCCTGCACTCGCTGGAGGAGTGGGGCGTCGGCGGGCGCGCGTTCGGCAACTGGGTCACCTGGTTCCTGCTAGGCGGCAGCATGTACACCGCGTACACCTACATCGCGGTGCCCGCCCTGGTGTACGGCGTCGGCGCGGCCGGCTTCTTCGCGGTGCCGTTCGCCATCATGACCGCCCCGATGGCCTACCTGATCAGCACCCGCACCTGGTCGGTCTCGCACGCGCACGGCTTCGTCACCTCGGCCGAGTTCACCCGGGCCCGGTTCGGCTCGCGCGGGCTGGCGGCCCTGGTCGCGGTCACCGGGATCGTGGCCACCATGCCGTACATCGCGGTGCAGCTGGTGGCGCTGCAGGCCGTGATGAAGACACTCGGCGTCACGGGCGAGTGGCCGCTGACCGTCGCTGTGGTGATGGCGTCCATCTGCACGTTCCGGTCCGGGCTGCGCGCGCCCGCGCTGCTGTCCATCGCCAAGGACGTGCTGCTGCTGTGGCTGGTGCTGGCGATCGTGCTGCTGGTGGCCATGTCCGGCGGCTGGTCGGCGGCGTTCCGGGGAGCCGGCGAGCGGTTCACCGCCGACGTGTCCCCCGCCAGCGGGCTGCTGCTGCCCGAGGGCGGCTGGGTCGGATACCTCACCCTGGTGCTCGGCTCCGCGCTGGCGATCTTCGCGTACCCGCACGCGCTGACCGGGATCCTGGCCGCCCGCGACCGGGCCACGGTGCAGCGCAACGCCGCCGCGCTGCCGGTCTACTGCCTGGCGCTGGGGCTGGTCGCGATGCTCGGCTTCTTCGCGATCGGCCAGGGCGTGCGGCCGGTCGGCGGGGACCTGAACACGGTCGTGCCGCAGCTGTTCCACGAGGTGTTCCCGGCCTGGTGCGCCGGCATCGCGTACGCCGCGGTCGGCGTCGCCGCCCTCATCCCGGCCGCGGTCATGTCCATCGCCGCCGCGAACCTGTTCACCCGCTCGATCTACCGCGAGTACCTGCGCCCCGGCGCGTCGCCGCGCGAGGAGGCGCGGGTCAGCCGCTGGGTGTCGCTGCTGGCGAAGTTCGGCGCGCTCATCTTCATCCTGCTGCTGGACCCGCAGTTCTCCATCGAGTTCCAGCTGATCGGCGGCGTCATCGTGCTGCAGACGGTGCCCGCCGTGGTGCTCGGCCTGTGGACCAACTGGTTCCACCGCTGGGCGCTGGCCGCGGGCCTGCTCGGCGGCCTCGCCACCGGCCTGTTCCTGATGTACCTCATCCCCCAGCGCGCCCCCGACGGCCGCATCCTCAAGGCCCACTTCGGCGGATCGAACCTGCCGCTCGCCCAGCTCGGCTTCGACACCCGCGCCGCCGTCTACACCGGCCTGATCGCCCTGGCCCTGAACCTGGCCGTCGTGGTCGCCGTTACCCTGCTCCTGCGCGCGTTGCGCGTCCCCGCCGGCACCGACGCCACCCGCCCCGCCGACTACTTCGCCGACGCGACCACCACCGCCCCCCGCCACTCCGACGCCCTCCTCGACGGCCCCACCCGCCCCCGCGTAGGCGCCCACGCCGCCCGCTGA